The genomic region GGTCAAGCTGAAGCTTTATGTAAGAAGAATAATATAGATATAGAATCAGCATTGACCAAAGATATTGATTTCTCAGAAATTGATTCCATTCTTGAAAGTATAAAGGTAGATAAACCAAAGGTAAATATTCCGGTCATTGAAAAAATCGATACAGTAGAAATTGGAGATGACTGGGATTCATATTTATCAAATATTGATGCTTATGCTGAAAACCATGAAATAGATTTCTCAAAAGATCCTTTTGAAGATTTACTTTCTGCAGATGAAAAGAGAGAGATTCTTCAAAGAATTGATGATGATTATAAATTACATGGAAAACTTCAATGTGATACATGGGATTACATTTTTGCAGCTACGAGTGGTATTATAACAGGTTTAATTGATTCATTCTTTGTAGGAATGCCAGGTCAAAGTAAACTTGGCAATTGGACAAACTCACAGGCTGATAAACTTGTAGAAAAGTTTGCGAATGTTGTTTATAAAGCAGATAGAAAAAAGATTGATAAATTGATAGGTGAGGGTAAAATATCAAAACCAACAGACTTTGCTCCTAACGGAATACCTGTGCCTAAAAAAGAACCTGATGGAATTGCAAGTTCAATAGGTTATTTGGAAAAGAGATTTAATGTTCCTTATGATGCCCGATATGCACAGGATTTGAAAGGTGCAGAAGGCAATGTTGTGTTTAACCCTAAAGATCATCACCTAAAATCCTTCGGACATTGTGCAGATTTGGCAGGACTTTTCTTTTCGATTTTGGATCAATTTACAGGGAAAGTTACAATTATTTCTGAAGGAAAGATTCAACGCTTTGAACCTAATTCAACCACATTTAGATTACAAGGTGATAGTTTTTATCAGAAATTATTATTTGGATTTATAAATTGGTTTGGACACATGATGTCGGACATAGCTGGAAGTTCCGGCACCAGAGGCCATGAAGGAAAGGTTGGTGCAGGAATTGCAGCACCATTCTTTGAGTTTTTCCAGTTGTGTGATTTTGGTAAAATAAACGTCGGAGAAGATACAAAAACATTGGCCCAGTTTACGAGTAATATGTATACGAACGGTTATGATGCAAGATTTACTGCAGCACAAGCCATTCCAGTTGCTCTGAATGAAGTTTTAATTCGTTTATTCTGGAGTATTAAACGACATTATTATCATAAATTGCCTTGGAAAGAATGCATTCCGTTAAAGCTCAGTAATAAACCAGAATTAAGAAGAATGTTGCTTGTTGGACATGGTTGTTTATGTTTAGTGGATGTTACTGATGCGACCATTCGTTCTGGAGGAGATATGATGACCTTTGCATTACACATCAATATGGTTGCATGGACTAAGTTTGCTAACTTAGGCTTCCAAGAATTAAGGGCTTTATATAACAAAGATGCACTTAATGTTGAAGAGATGGAAACAGATCTGAAGGCAGAATGGGATGGTCTGCTATTAGAAACAGACATAGCATAGCGTCTTTGATGACAGGAATTTTTTTGATAATCGCTAACTGTTCATATTTAATTTTTATCTTCAAATCAAAAATTTTGCGAGTCTTTTAATTATTGTCTTATAAGTTACTTATAATTTTAAATTTTTTCAAAATATTCAGTAATTAATTCTTCAAATTCAAAATATGTATATAATATGTGTATTAAAAAATCAGTATCCTTATCTTTTAATAATGGTATACGGGAATTATCTATTTTGAATATTTTGTTTCTTTTCTTTATAGTGCCTTTTTGCCTTACATCATCCAACCTAGCAATATACTCATCTATAGAATAATATATCAGCTCATAATCTATATGCTTTATAAAATAGCAATACTCATTTTGAAAAAATACAAGATGTACCATTCTTGTAAAAACAATACTATCATCATGATAATACCGTTCTTTATTTGGCAGCTCTTCAAAAATAATTTCATTATTTTCCTTTTTGACCCACAGCGTATCAAATTTCTTAGAATATAACTTTGACACAATATTTTTATCTAAATTAGATAATTCGATTTTCTTTCCAAATTCGAGTTCTTCCATAGAATAAGCACCATCTTCTTGATTTTCGCCCACTGAAAAGTAATTCGGTCTAAATGAAAAGTCAATAATTTCTTTAGTAGCAATCCTGCTTTTTATTAATTTTAAAGACTCTAAATCCATATTTTTCGGATACACCAATGAATTAATTCTTTTATCATATATTCTAGGTGGATTAAGATCCTTTATTGTCATATATTTCGGATTGAATGTTAATAAATTCCATTGGGAATACATTTTGTCATTTTCAAATAAAGATATACCGTTATTTGAATAAATATTTTCTAATTTATTTGGAGAAATGTAATCAAGTTCAGGCTCTTTTTTCAATTTATAGAGTCTATATAGGTTCTCAAAAATTCTATAATACGCATAGATATCAGCATCCTCATCACGGTATCCATTACTTTTAATTTTTTCAAAATAATTAGTATAGTATACAATTATTTCCATAACAGTATTAACTTTTTTAAGTTTGTTGAACATATCGATGTTCTCTTGATAATGTTTAATTAATATGCCTAATCTTAAGTTATTATCTTTAAATTCAGATAAATTACTTTTGTAGTTTTTTTTCTTTTCTTTTATTTTTTGATTATTTTCATATATGCGCTCATCTAAATATTTAAAAAAAGAATATTTAATATCTTTCTCATATTCGGTAGTGTTTTCTCTAATATTAGGAATAATTTTCTGAATAAGAATGCTGTTTTTATCTGAAAAAAGCTTATATGAAAACCCAGACGGTTCATATGAACTAAAATCACCAGCTTCTATCTTATCTATATATTTTCTTTCTTCGATAAAATATTTATGAAAGTAGTCCATTAACTTTTCATTTAACATTCAATCCAGCTCCTACTTCTATATATTCAATGTATATATCTTTTAGCACTTGCTTTAGATTGCCATATATATTTAAAATTTTAACTCAAGAAGTATAACATCCTTTCGACCTTTTCTGATAATACCATAAAAACCGATACTTTTCAACCTAAACTGATATAGCTTAAAAAGCTCTTGGATAGTGCCGTCATCACACTCGGCAAACTATGTATCTATCCAAGAGCCCGCAGTGTGTGTCGCGCATCTTTCAGCAACGTCCGCGCAATCAATCGCAATCCGCTGCCGTTTTTCGCCGGAAAGTGTAGAACCCGCTTCACCTGCAACCGTGTCATACTCTTTCGTCAGCTTCATAATAAAATCGCGACAATTCGCCTTTTTCGCCGTCTCGTTCAACCTTGTGTTAAACCGCCAAGCTGCTTGACCGGTTTGTCAGCTTTGAAAAACTATGTTATGTGATTGTCTCATTCCATAATTCAATTTACAGCATAATGCTTTGCATATTGAGAAAGTACTTCATTCATCATAGTCTGATATTTTGTATGATTTTTCTTTGCTTCTGTTTTGAAAAAATTAATACAATCAGAATCAATTGAGAGTGTTATTTTTCCTTTTGTTGATTTTTTTACAAGCTCTGCCGGTGAAGGAAGAAAATCTATCACTAATACGGCAGAATCCGAAAATGATACGCAAGACAGCGCTCAACCTCATCCGCATATACAAGCGAGAAACAAAGGCATAGTCGCCTTTGAGCGGCATTATAAAATTTTCCA from Treponema vincentii harbors:
- a CDS encoding BrnA antitoxin family protein, yielding MIDFLPSPAELVKKSTKGKITLSIDSDCINFFKTEAKKNHTKYQTMMNEVLSQYAKHYAVN